GAAATACCTGACGACGTCGTTCTCATCAACGAAGGTGATGTCAAAAGGCAGGTTGTTCATAACCAGCTTCATCTGTTCCAATTTGAGAAAACCGCTTCCGAGATTCACAACGTCTTTTGAAGTATCGGCTTCGGATTGACCTTCCGAAGAAGAGAACGGCATCGGTTCAAATGCGAAATATCCGATTTCGTCGAACTGAGTTCTTATTTCCTCCCACTCCTCGCGCGAAAGCAGTTTAAGCGCTGCAGGGAAGAGAATCTTGTGCTCCTTGTAAATGTGATTTGAGAGGATCTCGCTTATGGCTATTGCAAGCTCGTTTATTCTACCAAAACCGCCTTCTATACTCGTAGACTGTCTCTTCAGAGTCTTTCTCAGCTCCCTTACATCATCGTGTTCTTTCCACATTATCGCTGGAGGCTGAATGAGACCATGTCTCTCGAGGTAAGGAAAGAGCACGTTTTCCTCTTTCAAGAAGTACAGATCCACTTGATCCAGATAATCTAATAGAGATGAAAGCTCTCTTGCATCTTCTTCAATGTCGCTCTTGCTGCCTATCCTTCCGGCTAGATCTCTCAATTTTTTGCTCTTGTTCAGTATGTCTCGATGCTCTTCAATCAATATATGCAAAGGATGCCAGGGGTCGACGGTAATATCGTCCTCATCCAACGCTTCCTTGAACACGTCGAGATGAATATTGCACATGAGCTGTATGCTCTCTGCGGGCATGCCTTCTTCGACAAGCTTCTGCTCAACCTGAGCGATCTCTACCGGTGTGAGCTCCCTTACCACTTGCATGAAATCTTC
The DNA window shown above is from Mesotoga infera and carries:
- a CDS encoding DUF438 domain-containing protein codes for the protein MSELFNKEEFLKGLIKRLHEEPDSIESIREDFMQVVRELTPVEIAQVEQKLVEEGMPAESIQLMCNIHLDVFKEALDEDDITVDPWHPLHILIEEHRDILNKSKKLRDLAGRIGSKSDIEEDARELSSLLDYLDQVDLYFLKEENVLFPYLERHGLIQPPAIMWKEHDDVRELRKTLKRQSTSIEGGFGRINELAIAISEILSNHIYKEHKILFPAALKLLSREEWEEIRTQFDEIGYFAFEPMPFSSSEGQSEADTSKDVVNLGSGFLKLEQMKLVMNNLPFDITFVDENDVVRYFSEGKERAFVRTRAIIGRKVQNCHPQKSAHIVEKILSDFKEAKRDVAEFWLSLGQKMVHIRYFALRDEEGKYAGTLEVTQEISKIRALEGEKRIYDPLD